In the Anastrepha obliqua isolate idAnaObli1 chromosome 1, idAnaObli1_1.0, whole genome shotgun sequence genome, one interval contains:
- the LOC129253346 gene encoding uncharacterized protein LOC129253346 — MINVAALCSDYKLTAQFYSYTHFPVFALEYKTLNADMLYQGPIYPYRLGNLHGYKLPYIIGGSEPRIIVYNYNGQRIVGGSAGNFFKNFARKHNFSLYEPLATSSYTELISARDLIAAVRNNTVEISAAPTYTFSPDHFSSDGFTYPYEQTNWCAWAPVEPDIPNSEFFWIAFDGLIFILMMVTLVVISLVLSCALWRHGNKPDILHFFLHGACFRGVLGQSVREICGAPFLIRFIYLLIYFFGILLTTSYNSHFGSYWTRAPKEQSLNTFDDILHSNWKVYILMQDFNEINSQEELRKYIPMFQIETDYQTFLNTRDAFDTKYIYMIPTTKWGIFKEQQKFFTTPLFRMRLDLCLFRNILLCFPIQNNSIFTDIAHEMILETAQSGLTEYWTQSAFLELINAGRLSFMDLSRKNEFRAMKVEDLKYVWLGYGVMCVIYFGNHMNH, encoded by the exons ATGATTAATGTGGCAGCGCTCTGCAGCGATTATAAG cTCACAGCTCAATTCTACAGCTACACACATTTCCCTGTATTCGCGCTTGAgtacaaaactttaaacgccgATATGCTGTACCAAGGCCCCATCTACCCCTATCGTCTGGGCAACTTACACGGCTACAAACTGCCCTATATAATAGGCGGCTCGGAGCCACGCATTattgtatataattataatGGTCAGAGGATAGTGGGCGGTTCTGCTGGTAACTTCTTCAAGAATTTCGCGCGTAAGCACAACTTTTCGCTCTACGAGCCATTAGCTACCTCCTCATACACCGAACTCATATCGGCACGAGATCTGATTGCTGCCGTACGTAACAACACTGTGGAGATTTCGGCAGCGCCCACCTATACGTTCTCACCTGATCATTTTTCCTCCGATGGTTTCACTTATCCTTACGAGCAGACAAACTGGTGCGCTTGGGCGCCCGTAGAGCCAGATATACCGAATTCTGAATTCTTTTGGATCGCCTTCGATGGACTCATCTTCATACTGATGATGGTGACACTCGTCGTTATTTCCTTAGTGCTAAGTTGTGCACTCTGGCGGCATGGCAATAAACCGgatattttgcatttctttcTACATGGCGCTTGTTTTCGCGGTGTACTGGGTCAGTCTGTTCGAGAGATATGTGGCGCGCCCTTCCTTATACGTTTCATTTAtctactaatttattttttcggtattCTGCTAACCACCTCGTATAATTCACATTTTGGCTCTTATTGGACAAGAGCTCCGAAAGAGCAATCCCTAAACACATTCGACGACATTCTCCACTCAAACTGGAAAGTTTATATTCTTATGCAAGACTTCAATGAGATCAATTCGCAAGAAGAGTTGAGAAAATATATTCCCATGTTTCAGATAGAAACCGATTATCAAACATTCCTAAATACTCGTGACGCTTTCGACacgaaatatatttacatgatACCTACCACTAAATGGGGAATCTTCAAGGAACAACAGAAATTTTTCACCACTCCTCTTTTTCGTATGCGCCTCGATTTGTGCTTATTCCGTAACATTCTGCTATGTTTTCCAATACAAAATAATTCGATATTTACGGACATTGCACATGAAATGATTTTAGAAACTGCGCAATCGGGTCTAACGGAGTATTGGACTCAGTCAGCGTTTCTGGAATTGATCAATGCAGGACGCTTGAGTTTCATGGACTTAAGCCGAAAGAATGAGTTCAGGGCAATGAAAGTGGAGGATCTGAAGTACGTTTGGCTGGGCTATGGCGTTATGTGCGTG ATCTATTTTGGGAATCACATGAATCATTAA